DNA sequence from the Deinococcus depolymerans genome:
GGGCCGCCGCCGCAACTCCCTGCACGTACGTGCTGCCGGGAAGTCGGGCCGCCGCTTTGCCCAGTCCGGCCAGCACCGGGCGGCCCGCCGCGCGTGCCACGCCGCCCACCAGTTTGGCGGCGGGACCCACCGCCACGCCCAGTACGCCGTCCGTGATCAGGCTCTTGGCATTGATGTCATGACTCCACTGTTTTCCTGTCAGCAGGTTTTCGACCACGGTGCCGGCAGCGCCGCCCAGTGCGCCGGAGGCGAACAGAGCTCCGACCAGCACAGGGCCGGCCAGACCGCCGGTCGCCGCTGTGAGTGCGGCGGCCCCGGCGATGACGGCGCCCCCGACGACAATGGCCGCGCCGACCTTGGCAATCTGCACGCCGGAGGTTTTCAGGAAATGAACGGCCTTCTTGAATCTGGGACTGTTCCTGACTGCATTGACTTTCTCGGTGGCCCAGGCCGAGACGTTCTTCACCCCTTTGACAGTGGTGTTCCAGCCCTGAACGGCGAGGGCCGCTGCCTTTTTTCTGCCCTCGTCGAGCTGACGTGAGGCTCTGGCGACGCTGGCTCTGGCGGCCTTCTCGGCTTTCTGACCCGCTGCCCTGGCGCGCTGGATGAGCTGCTGCTGTCTGGCTTTGGCCTTTGCCAGGGCGGCGGCCGCTTTGGCCTTGTATTCATCCCTGGCGGCGCTGGCCCTGGCGGGCAACGCCTTGACGGTTGTCTGAACACGCTGCCCGAATCGTGTCAGGCCCGCTGCTGTCTTCTGAAAGGAGCGGTTGGCCAGGTTCGTCACTTTCTGAACGGCTTTCGCAGCGGTGTGTCGAAGCTGGTTGGTTTGAGCGGCGAGGTGCGTTCCCAGGACTTTTCTCTGCCGGTTCGCTTGTTGAGCGGCGTGGCTGACCCTGGTGAGGGTCCTGCCTGCATACTGCCTGACCGTCTGTCCTGCCCTGTCCACCTTCCGGCGCAGCCTGGATGTCAAGGTGCCAATCCGGGTGCTGGTCTTGCGGGTAGTGACCTGGACCTTTTTGGTCGCTGCCGCTGCCGCTTTCCTGACTTTGTCCGTCGCCCGCTGCACACTCTGATGGGCCTGTTTCTTGACGTTCCCGACGACCCCGGCAATCCTATTGCCTGCGCTGCCCGCCAGCTTTTCAAGATCGCCAAGTCCCCAGCGTTGCACGGCCCTCCCCGAAGAGACGACTGCCTGTCCCGGTTTAGAGCGGACTTCACGAATGCCCGCGCCTGTTGTGATGGGCTGGCTTGCGAGTCTCGCGCCCATACTTCGCGCCTCGGCTTCCAGTCCGGCGTCCGGGTCGATGCCCGTCCCCACGCGCCCCTGGCTCTGCTGCACCGTGTGCGTCACCTCGTGCGCCAGCAGCTCCAGCCCGCTCTGCGTGTTCGGGTTGAACTGCCCCGCCTGGAAGAAGATGTCGGTGCCCGTGGTGAAGGCGGTGGCATTCACGCCCTTCGCCAGTTTGTCTGCTTCCGCGTCGTCGTGGATGCGCACCCGGCTCAGGTCGTGGTTCAGGCCCTGTTCCAGGTGCCGCTGGATGGCCTCCGGGAGCGGGTTCCCCGCGCCTCTTCTGGCCTGAATCCGTTGCAGGACCGGCTGGGTCGCCTCGGCGTCCAGCTCGGCCAGTTGCCGTTGCAGGGTCTGGAGGGTGCCGAAGTTCAGCGCCGCCTGTTCCTGCGCCCGTTGGCGTCGCAGCGCCTCATCGGCGGCGCGTTGCAGGGGCAGGCGTTCGGATGGAGGCACCATGCCCAGCACCACGCGGGACACCGGGGCGCTCAGCGCGTGGCGTTGCAGCGTGGCGAGGTGCTCGCCATAGGCGGCGTAGCGGGCGGCGGGGTCACCCCGGTCCATCCGGAAACCCTGACCCAGCGACTGGGCAACCTGCCGCTGGAGGGTCTGGAACTCTCCGAAGGCGCGGGTGTCCAGCCGCTGCCCCTCAACGCCCCCGGCACGGTGGCGCATGACCGTGACCCAGTCGGCGGGCGTGACAGGCTTCACCGGGACGGGCAGCTGCGCTGAGGGCTGCGCGGGCGCGGCCTTGTCCAGCGTGGCGATCTGGCGTTGCAGGCTGGCGCGTTCGCCGGTCAGGCGGTCCTGTTCCTGCCGGTCGAGGCTGGCGGCCCGCAGCACGGGCGCGGCGGCCTGTCGCTGGGCAGGCTGTGGCCGGGCCGTGAAGCGTTGCAGCGTGCGCCGCTGCGCTTCCAGGTGTGCCGGGGCGGGCGGGTCCGGTAATTGAAGTGCCGGTTGAACGGGCAGGGTGACCTTGCGTCTGCTCTGCTGGAACCGTTCCGTCATGACCGCCAGTGTACTGCTGGTCTGACCTGCCGTTCAGAAGATTTGCGTCTTCAGCGCCGGCGGGTCACGCGCCGCACGTCGGGCGTGCCGTCCAGGTGTTCGAGCAGCAGGATGGGCGCGGCGGGGTAGTCGGCGTACAGCCCTTCGCCCCACTCGATGACGCTCAGGCGGCTGCCCTCGATCAGGTCTTCGAGGTCCATCTCGTACAGTTCGTTCACGTCGCGCACGCGGTACGCGTCGACGTGCAGGACCTGCCCGGCCGGGGTGGGGTAGGCGTTCATGAGGGCGTAGGTGGGGCTGGTGACGGTGTCGGTGAAGCCCAGTGCGGCGACCAGTCCCTGCGTGAGGCTGGTCTTCCCGGCGCCCAGTTCGCCTTCCAGGAACAGGACGCTGCCGGGCGGCAGGGCGGCGGCCAGCCGGGCTCCGAACCGCTGCTGTTCGCTCAGGCCGCGCAGCAGCAGGACGTCACCCGGTTCGGGAAGCAGGGGTTCGGCGGTCATGCTGCCCAGTATGCCGGGCGACCGGTGGGGGAGGGGGTCAGCCCTCGCCGGTGTCCAGCCAGGGACCGACCCGTTCGTCCAGCGCGGTCCAGGTGACCGCGCGGCCCAGTCGCCACTCGCCGGGCGCGCTGCTGCGGGCGGACCAGACGTGGGTGGCGTCGTTCATGTCCAGGCGTTGCAGGCCCAGCGCGCTCGCCTGGGTGAGCAGGGTCAGCATGCCCTGCGCGGCCGGGTCACGCGGGCCCCGTTCGAACTGCCCGTTCCGGAACAGCCACGTCTCGACCGGTTCGCTCTGCGGCGTGGCGACTGGCGGCAGCGTGAAGGACGCCGTGAACGGGGCCGGGTCGTTCGGGGCGTCCGGGGCGGGACTGGGGGCCGGGGGGGCGGGCGGCGCGCCGATGGAGGACAGCAGCGTGTCGAACAGCGCCGAGGCACTCACGGCCGGGGCGGGGGCCGGGGCAGGGGTCACGGGCGGCGGGGTGGCCGGCAGTGTTCCCAGCGCCACGAAGGGATCCGGGGCCGGGGTGGGCGCGGCGGCCATCAGGCTGGTGTCGGTCGCCTCCTCGAAATCGAACACGTCCAGCAGGCCGCTCAGGGCGTCCTGGCCGAAGGTGGCGGTGACCTCCTGCGCGGCGCGGTACTCGGCGTGCGCCTCGGCCAGCAGCGCCTCGGCGTCGTGCAGCGTCTGCTCGTAGCGTTCGCGGGCCTGGGCGCTCATGCGGCCCAGGCGGCGCTGGGCGCGCAGCGTGTCGGCCAGCCGCCCGAGTTTCTGGGTGGTCTCGCCGGCGAGACTGCGGACCGTGTCGTACTCCCGCACGACCCGGTCGGCGCGCGCGTCGAAGTCCTCGCGTTCCTGCGCGGCGGCGCCCATGCGGCGCTCCAGCAGACTCCACAGCGCCGCGACGTCCGGCTCCTGTCCCTGCGCGAGGTCCGCGCGGGCCTGCGCGAGCAGCGGCGCGAGCTCCGCGCTGGCACCCACCACGTTCCGGGCCGAGCGCTCGATGTCCAGAAGTTCACGCTGCGTCGCCAGTTGCGACTGCGCGTTCACGCCCGCCTGCAGGGATTCCTGCATGGCGCTCAGTTCCTGCAGTTCGTCCGTGGCGAGGCTGCCCATGTCCAGCAGGTGCCGCGCGGAATCCAGCGCGATCCGCATGTCCGCGCCACTGATCGCGCCGGCCAGCGCCGCTTCCAGGCGGGCGAGGTGGGCACGCTGCTCGCCCAGCACCGTTTCCCGCTCGAACTTCAGCTGCTCGCGCCAGTTCTCGACCGTGTCGGCCGTCAGCTGGTTGCCGTGCTGCAGGCCGCGCAGCGCGTCGTGCTGCGCCCGCAGGTCCGGGCGGGCCTGCAGCAGCGCCGCGAACTCGCGTTCCAGCGTGCCGAGCTGCTGCGCGGCGTGCGCCTGCTCGAGCGCCAGCACGCGCGCCTGCGCTTCCGGGTCGAGGATCGTGGCGGACGTGGGAATCTCGGCGGTGTCCACGTTCTGCACGGCCTGCACCACCGACGATTCCAGCAGTTTGCGCAGGTTGAAGGTGATGTTGCGGGCCCGCTCGACCTCGCCGGGCAGCAGCGTGCCCTGCGACTGCGCCTCGTCGATCTGCGTGATCAGGGTCTCCAGGCGGCGGACTTCCTTGCCGCCCATGCCCTGCACGCGCGCGAAGGTGGCGCGCAGCTCGGCGAGGTCCTGTCCCTGCTCGATCAGTCCTTCCTGCAGGCGGCGGTCCATCACCTCGATCAGGTTCTGGCCCTCGAGGACCAGGGCGCTGATGTCGCGCCCCTCCTTCTCCTCCTGTTTGGCGACGGTCAGCACGCCGCGCAGCCGCTGCGTTTCCGGCCAGTCGAAGTACAGCGTGAAGCGCCGCGCGCCCTCTTCCAGGCCGACCAGGGAACTGACGACCGGTGAGGGCATCTGCCGCTCCTGGGTGGTCTTCATCAGTTCGTTCAGGACCTCGGACACGCGCTTTTTCGCCAGTGGCGCCGGGACGCTCAGCTGCAGGCGCTTGAACACCTCGCGCTTGAGGATGTCCTCCAGCGCGGCCGGGTCCAGGGTGTCGAGGGTGCTGCCGCGTGCCTGCGCGGCGTCCTGCAGGATGCGTTCCAGTGCGCGTGGGGAGACCAGGTCGCCCAGCATCTGCACCGGGAGGCGTTGAAGGCTCACGCTGGCCATCAGACGTCCTCATCCCAGTCGATGCTGGTGTGCTGCGTGGCGTTCTGCACGCTGGGTTTGGCGTTGCCCAGCAGCCCGAACTGCTCGCACAGTCCCCGGAACCCGAAGGCACTCAGGCCGATGGCCGCCGCGCCCAGCAGCGCCCAGACCGGCAGGGCGTACGCGCCCTGGGTCAGGGTCAGGTTCGTCAGGTTGCGCAGCGGGGCCGCGCCGAGCAGGTCCCCGAAGGCGCCCAGCAGCCCGAACAGGCCTTCCAGGAACAGCGGCAGCATCAGCAGGGCCAGCCCGCCCATGATGGCGCGCCAGTACACGTTCCGCCCGCCGAACGCGAGGTTCAGCAGGTACAGCGGCGCGACCGTCAGGCCCGCCAGCAGCGCGAACACCAGCACGCGCAGCCACCCGCTGAACCAGCGGGATACGCCCAGCGAAGTGCTGTCCAGGGCACTGACCGGCCGGCCCGCCGCGGCGTTCTCCAGGTTCGCCAGGCCACCGATCAGGGCCTGCACGTCACTGGGGCGCAGCGCCCCGCGACCCTGGGCGCCCGCCACGGCCGACGTCAGCGCGTCGAAGCCCGCCGCGGTCCGCAGTTCCGTCGGCACGCGCGTCAGCGCGGTTCCCGCCTCGACCAGCGCCGCGCGGGCCGAGGCGCCGTCCGCGTGACCGCTCGCGGCCAGCGCGCGACCCAGCGCCGCGTACGTCGCCGCCACCCCGTCCGCCGAGGCGGGCGTCTGGACTGCGGGCGTCTGGGCAGCCGGGGGCTGCGTGGCAGGCGTCTGTGTGGCGGGCGTCTGGGCCGGCGGGGTCTGGGCCGGCTGCGTGGCGGGCGTCTGTGCAGCTGGTGTCTGGGTGGCTGGCGTCTGGGTGGCGGGGCGGCTGCCTGCCACGGCCGGCGGCGTGGCCAGCGCCGCCGCGAACGCCGCGGTGCCCTGCCGCAGCGTCGTCAGCGAGGCGGCCAGCGCCGCCGTGTCCCCACCCGTGAGCTGCCGCAGCGCGTCCCCGAACTGCGAGACCTTCAACGGGCCGGCCCCGGCGGCGTCCTGCACCACCGTGAACCAGCCGGTCGCCCGCGCCAGGTTCACGTACGACGCGGTGTTCTGCAGCGGACGGGCCGCCAGCAGGCTCGCGTTCACCTTCTGCACCGCCGAGCGCTGCAGCCGCCACGCGGCGCGTTCCAGCTGCCCGGCCTTCACGTCCTGGGTCAGGGCCGCCGCCGCGTCGCCGCTCAGGCCGAACTCGCGCGCCAGGACCCGCACCTGCGCCGCGCCGTTCTGCGGCGCGGACGCCAGCAGCGCCAGCGTCTGGTCGTACAGCGCCTTGCGCATCAGGCCGCGCGCCAGCAGCACCTGCGCTTCCAGTTCAGCCGGCGTGCGGCCCAGGGCCGCGCGGGAACTGCCCAGCGCGTCCTTCAGGCCGGTCACGATCTGCCGGTTGCGCAGCGTGGGCGACAGGGCGTCCAGCGCCGTCTGCGCCGCGTCCAGCCGCGCCAGCGCCGCCTGCGCCGACGACGCCCGCGCCGTCACCGCGCCGTCCAGGTTCTGCGCCAGGGCGTTGTACGCCGCGAGGTCCTGCGCGCCCGCCCCGCCCAGCCCCAGCGCCGCGAGGGCCAGCAGCGTCATGGGCGCGCGCACGCGGCCCGTCCGGTCATCCTGAATGGACAGCCTCACGCCGCCACCCGCAGTTGCTGAAGTTCCACAAGAAGTCTCCCCACGTTCGCTTGAGAATTGGCGATCACTGCCACGCAGTACCCACCCAGCGGGCACATGCACACCGTCTGCCCGCCCAGGTCCGCCGACAGCAGCCGCAGCGAGCGCCGCTGGAACAGCATCGCGCTCGCCGCCACCACGCTGCCCAGTCCGGCCGGGTCCCGCACGGACCGCGACCGCAGCACCTCACCGCTCGCGCGGCACACCATCACGCCCTGCACGCCACTGAGCCGCCCCAGCAGCTGAATCAGGGCGTCCTGATCCAGCGTCGTGGCGAGGTCGTAGGCGCGGCCTGCCAGCGCCGCGCCGTACTCGGGGTCATCGAATTCAAAATCGTCGGCGCTGAGCAGCAGGTCGTTCCAGCCGGTACCCGTCTCGCCCTGGTCGTCCCAGGTGGCCTGCGGTACGTTCTCGGTGAACAGGGTCGGCGCCTTCGGGTATCTGGCTTCCAGCTGTCCGGCCAGGCTCAGCAGTTCGCGCCGCGCCCGCGCCGCCGGCATCACGGTTCCCAGGCGCGACAGCAGCGGACCGGAGATCACCTGTTGCATCTCCTGCGCCGTGACCGTCTCGGCCGCGACATTCTGCTCGCGCAGCACCGCCCGCAGCATGGTCTCGGCAGCCCGTTCAGAAACGACGCCCGACAGGGCGCGGACGGTCATGGTGTACACAGCGTTCGTCATGAAGAACCTCAAGGGAGTATAGGTAGGGCTCGCTTACATTTTTATCTCACGTTTCTGTGCCCTGCGAGCGGGCATTCCCGCCCACGGGCCGCCCTGCTATAATCCCCGCTGCGCGCCGGAACGCGCCCAGCCACCGCCCGCACTCGTAGCTCAGTTGGATAGAGCGGCCCCCTCCTAAGGGGCAGGCCACTGGTTCGAATCCAGTCGAGTGCACCACAGAAGAGCCGGACCCCTCATTGCTGAGCGGGTCCGGCTTCTCGGTGCGGGGCTTACAGGACGCTCTTGACGACCTTGGTGACGTTGGCGACGCTGAAGCCGAACTTCTCGAACAGCACGCTGGCGGGCGCGCTGGCGCCGAAGGTGTCCATGCCGATCACGGCGCCGTCCGTGCCGACCCACTCGTACCAGGGGCCCTTGCTGGCGGCCTCGATGGCGACGCGTTTGACGCCGGGCGTCAGGACGCTGTCGCGGTAGCTGCGGTCCTGCGCGCGGAAGACTTCCATGCAGGGCATGCTGACCACGCGCGCCTGGATGCCCTCGGCGGCCAGGGATTCGGCGGCCTCCAGGGCGAGGCTGACCTCGCTGCCCGAGGCGATCAGGATGACCTGCGCGGCCCCGGCGGCGCCGTCGGCGTCACGCAGCACGTACGCGCCTTTCTTCACGCCGGCGTGGTTGCGGGGCAGGATCGGCAGGTCCTGGCGGGTGAGGGCCAGGGCGGTGGGGCCCTTGTCGTACTCGAGGGCCATCTGCCACGCGGCGGCCGTCTCGTTGGCGTCGGCGGGGCGGATGACGTGGGCGCCGGGCACGGCGCGCAGCATGGCCAGCTGGTCGATGGGCTGGTGGGTGGGGCCGTCCTCACCCAGGCCGATGGAGTCGTGCGTCAGGACGTACGTGACGGGCTGCATCTGGATGGCGCTGAGGCGGAAGGCGGGTTTGAGGTAGTCGGCGAACACCAGGAACGTGCCGACCAGCGGGCGCAGGCCGCCGTAGAGGCTCAGGCCGTTGGCGGCGGCGCTCATGCCGAACTCGCGCACGCCGAACAGGACGTTGCGGCCGCCCATGCTGTCGGCCTGCATCTCGCCGCCGTCCTTGATGGTGGTCTTGGTGCTGCCGGACACGTCGGCGCTGCCGCCCATCAGGCCGGGCACGGCGGCGGCCAGCGCGCCGATGATCTCGCCGCTGGCGTTGCGGGTGGCGACGCCCTTGCCGCCGACCTCGTAGCTGGGCAGCACGTCGCTGAGGTTGGCGGGCAGGTCGCGGGCCAGCAGGGCGTCGACCTCGGCACCCAGGTCGGGGTGCGCGGCGCGGTAGGCGTCCATCAGGGCGTTCCAGTCGGCTTCCAGTTTGGCGCCGCGTTCCGTGGCGTCCATGTGGGCGCGCACCTCGTCGGGCACGGTGAAGGGCGGGTACTCCCAGCCGAGGGCGGCCTTGGTGGCGCTGACGCCGTCGGCGCCGAGGGGTTCGCCGTGGGCCTTGCTGGTCCCGGCGCGGGGGCTGCCGAAGCCGATGACGGTGCGCACCTGGATCAGGGTGGGGCGGTCGCTGGCGTGCGCCTCGCGGATGGCGGCGCGGATGGCGTCGAGGTCGTTGCCGTCCTTGACCTTCAGGACGTTCCAGCCGTACGCCTCGTAGCGCTGGGCGGTGTTCTCGCTTTCGGCCTTGCTGGTGGCGGTGTCCAGCTGGACTTCGTTGTCGTCGTGCAGCCAGATCAGTTTGTTCAGGCGCAGGTGGCCGGCCAGGGCGGCGGCCTCGTGGTTCACGCCTTCTTGCAGGTCGCCGTCACCGAGGATGGCGTAGGTGTGGTTGTCGAAGATGGGGAAGCCGGGGCGGTTGTAGCGCGCGGCGAGGTGCGCCTCGGCCATGGCCATGCCGACGGTCATCGCGGCGCCCTGCCCGAGCGGGCCGGTGGTGGCGTCGAGGCCGGGGGTGTGGAAGAACTCGGGGTGGCCGGGGGTCTTGCTGCCCCACTGGCGGAAGTTCCTGAGTTCCTCGAGGGGCATGTCGTAGCCGGTGAGGTGCAGCAGGCTGTAGATCAGCATGCTGGCGTGCCCGGCGGACAGCACGAAGCGGTCGCGGCCGGCCCATTCGGGGTGTGTGGGGTTGAAGCGCAGGAAGTCCTGCCACACCGCGTACGCCATGGGGGCGGCGCCGAGGGGAGCGCCTGGGTGGCCGCTGTTGGCGGCCTGCACGGCGTCGATGCTCAGGGTGCGGATGGTGTTCACACTCAGCTGGGAGATGTCGCTGGACATGTTGCGTATCCTACCCCGAGAAGAGTATGTGTACTGTGTACACTTATGGAGACACCTTCACACTCCCATAGATAGGCTCCGTGGAGAGGCGACCGGGCAGCGGCCACGGGCGGGAACGTGCTCCCCCACGCGCAGGCAGAAGGAGGCCGCCCGTCGGGGTGACGGGCGGCCTGACTGGGCTCTGTGAGGGTGTGGGGCTGACCGCGCAGGATTCGCCGATGCGGGGGTCGGGAAACGTGATCTGGGGCCGGTATCCGTCCTGGGGTGCAGGCGCACCAACGTCGCCTCCGTTCCGGTAAAGACATAATACGCCAGTGGCGTAAAAAGGTCAAGCCCTTCCGTGAATAGAGTCTGAGTATGCGGACCCGTGTATCTTCACCCGACCTCCATCTCCAGCCGGCCGCGGCCGGCTCCTCGGCCGGACAGGCACGCCGCATATGCACGGACCGCAGGCTCCCCCATCCACCACTAGGCCAGAAGGCTTACCCCCCCGGTTCGCCCCCGGCATGGGACGCCGCGCACCATGGCCGCATGACCCACGCACACCGCACCGACCACCTCCCCACCCTGCGCCCCCTGCGCGCCGCCGACGCCGCAGCCGTCGCCCGCCTCGTGACCGAGGGCGTGCGCGGCCACTGGACCTACGCACCCGAACACTTCCGGGAGGCGCAGCCCGGCACCCGCCCCACCCGCCTCGTCGCCGAGCAGGACGGCGTGGTGATCGCCACCGCACGCCTCGCACCGTTCGGGGAGGGCGTGCCGGACGCCCTGCGCCTGGACGTGGCCGGGGACGCTGCCTGCTTCACGCCGCTGCTGCTGGCGCAGCTGGCCGAAGCGCCGGGCGGGTTCCGGCGCGTGCTGGGCGTCACCCGCGAGGACTTCACGGAGCAGATGACCTTCTTCGCGGCGGCCGGGTTCCGCAACGCCTGGCAGTCCTGGGGCGCGCACCTGGACCTGACCACCTTCGACCCCGCGCTCTTCGAGGCAGCGCAGGAGCGGCTGTTCCTGGCGGGGTACGAACCCGAACGCCTCACCCCGGACGCCCCCGACGCCGACTGGGACGCCCTGCACGCGCTGCACCAGACTGGCGTGCGCGACCAGCCGCGCAACCCCACCACCACGCCCGACCCCCTCACCCGTGACGGGCTGCGCGACGTCATCCGGCGGGAGGAGGCCGCGTTCGTCACGCGCTGGCGCGGGCAGATCGTCGCCCTGACCCGCCTCACCCCACGTGGCACGGAAGTGGACAGCGAGGGAACCGTCACCCACCCGGACCACCGCCGCCGGGGCGTGATGACCGCCCTGAAAGCCCACGCGCTGACCTGGGCGAAAGGGGAGGGGTTCGCGCACGCCGGGACGGGCGGCACGGTCCTGAACCTCCCCATGCTGCGCGTGAACACCCGCCTGGGCTACCGCACGGAACGCATGTGGATCACCTGGGAGAAAGACCTCTGAGCGCAGGCACACGCTGCATATCCCGCCCGGACGCCCTGAAACAGGGGCGTGTCAGGGCGGGTTTTCCGGTGCCTGTGCATAGGCTTGACGGTTCCTGCATTCCGGGGTATTCTGTTCCTATCAATCGAAAGAAACGCCGCCGCCCGCAGAGGCGGATTTTTTATTTGTTCCCGGCGTCCTTTCCGCCGGGTGCAGGCGGGGCGAACTGCGCCGCGCCGCCCGCCGCGTCGAACTCGACCTGAAGGTCGGCCACGGGCTGCTCCGGGCGGCTGGCCGGATCGCCGGGCAGGGTCTTCGCAAAGATCTCCAGCGCGTCCGGGTACCCGTCGCCGTCCGCGTCCCCGTTCGATTCGAGCAGGACTGACAGCGCCTGCGGGAACTTCACGGCGCGGCCCGCCTCCGCCTCGCGGCGGAAGGTCGCCTGGATGGCCTGCCCGAACGGGTTCCAGGGCGCACCGCCCGACCCGCGCACGTGGCAGTACGTGCAGGGCATCACGCGGCGGTCCAGCTGCCACAGCTCGTTCCCATCCGTCAGGTGCAGTTGCGGCGCGGCCTGCAGGCGGTACTTCGGGAGGGCCAGCGCCGCGCCGCCCAGCAGCGCCGCCAGCGCCAGCGTCACCCTGCCTGCGGCCTTCATGCCAGCCAGCCCGGACCCCGGAAGTCGCCGTTCAGGATCTCGCGGGCGTTCAGGCCCAGCCAGCCGCTCAGCGCCTCGGCGTACACGCCCCGGAAATCCTGCCGGTACTTGATGTCCCCGTCCGACAGGTCCTCCAGGTCCGGGCTGCTGCCGTGAATGCCGCCCCTGACACCCTGCCCGAGCGCGAACATCACGCTGCCCTTGCCGTGATCGGTGCCGGCGCTGCCGTTCTCGGCGACGCGCCGCCCGAACTCGGAGAAGCCCATGACGACCACGTTCTCGGCCAGCCCCTGCCGTTCCAGGTCCGCGTGGAATGCCGCGAGACCCGACGCGAGCGTGCCCAGCAGTTCGTCCTGC
Encoded proteins:
- a CDS encoding eCIS core domain-containing protein, translating into MTERFQQSRRKVTLPVQPALQLPDPPAPAHLEAQRRTLQRFTARPQPAQRQAAAPVLRAASLDRQEQDRLTGERASLQRQIATLDKAAPAQPSAQLPVPVKPVTPADWVTVMRHRAGGVEGQRLDTRAFGEFQTLQRQVAQSLGQGFRMDRGDPAARYAAYGEHLATLQRHALSAPVSRVVLGMVPPSERLPLQRAADEALRRQRAQEQAALNFGTLQTLQRQLAELDAEATQPVLQRIQARRGAGNPLPEAIQRHLEQGLNHDLSRVRIHDDAEADKLAKGVNATAFTTGTDIFFQAGQFNPNTQSGLELLAHEVTHTVQQSQGRVGTGIDPDAGLEAEARSMGARLASQPITTGAGIREVRSKPGQAVVSSGRAVQRWGLGDLEKLAGSAGNRIAGVVGNVKKQAHQSVQRATDKVRKAAAAATKKVQVTTRKTSTRIGTLTSRLRRKVDRAGQTVRQYAGRTLTRVSHAAQQANRQRKVLGTHLAAQTNQLRHTAAKAVQKVTNLANRSFQKTAAGLTRFGQRVQTTVKALPARASAARDEYKAKAAAALAKAKARQQQLIQRARAAGQKAEKAARASVARASRQLDEGRKKAAALAVQGWNTTVKGVKNVSAWATEKVNAVRNSPRFKKAVHFLKTSGVQIAKVGAAIVVGGAVIAGAAALTAATGGLAGPVLVGALFASGALGGAAGTVVENLLTGKQWSHDINAKSLITDGVLGVAVGPAAKLVGGVARAAGRPVLAGLGKAAARLPGSTYVQGVAAAARTSAGTMARNARTAATTRWNTLKSGAQPVLSAVGTHVGSSLPGQAFRAADTAFSAGVRGLAGLVSSGARQGGVVVKGVSDAVRTRVASVTGRPGINNAIRAARQVTGNARDRVAVAGMQARNAARRGWRNARRALTDHEMRVRTNLHSLGLPINQTASVSTSLFSTAERNLSAMRNYVSSEARVIGGEVRDTWLGTAGHGGVLRTAGKMEGLVARTPSLAAGWKQEMAVARSGLVRERIRVLRLEARAAGSTLSRRAARRQARTQVTQDMVRDRAARTVRPDFLKRASDAYAAENQAARTGMDPSRGILAQLPRAYWTGAQQMVGDAWGRLSTLGNAGGVAGAGAVAGGWMSEEVFKTYLTGAAKAYKKDKQATYPNAQHLREGSREVSNNLLKNAVSAGTGLTSEAQGGSLMMLTPFDKTVKTAAALGGYTSITDTNELTYEPPDQAPQTPDERAVP
- the tsaE gene encoding tRNA (adenosine(37)-N6)-threonylcarbamoyltransferase complex ATPase subunit type 1 TsaE; this translates as MTAEPLLPEPGDVLLLRGLSEQQRFGARLAAALPPGSVLFLEGELGAGKTSLTQGLVAALGFTDTVTSPTYALMNAYPTPAGQVLHVDAYRVRDVNELYEMDLEDLIEGSRLSVIEWGEGLYADYPAAPILLLEHLDGTPDVRRVTRRR
- a CDS encoding roadblock/LC7 domain-containing protein, encoding MTNAVYTMTVRALSGVVSERAAETMLRAVLREQNVAAETVTAQEMQQVISGPLLSRLGTVMPAARARRELLSLAGQLEARYPKAPTLFTENVPQATWDDQGETGTGWNDLLLSADDFEFDDPEYGAALAGRAYDLATTLDQDALIQLLGRLSGVQGVMVCRASGEVLRSRSVRDPAGLGSVVAASAMLFQRRSLRLLSADLGGQTVCMCPLGGYCVAVIANSQANVGRLLVELQQLRVAA
- the tkt gene encoding transketolase → MSSDISQLSVNTIRTLSIDAVQAANSGHPGAPLGAAPMAYAVWQDFLRFNPTHPEWAGRDRFVLSAGHASMLIYSLLHLTGYDMPLEELRNFRQWGSKTPGHPEFFHTPGLDATTGPLGQGAAMTVGMAMAEAHLAARYNRPGFPIFDNHTYAILGDGDLQEGVNHEAAALAGHLRLNKLIWLHDDNEVQLDTATSKAESENTAQRYEAYGWNVLKVKDGNDLDAIRAAIREAHASDRPTLIQVRTVIGFGSPRAGTSKAHGEPLGADGVSATKAALGWEYPPFTVPDEVRAHMDATERGAKLEADWNALMDAYRAAHPDLGAEVDALLARDLPANLSDVLPSYEVGGKGVATRNASGEIIGALAAAVPGLMGGSADVSGSTKTTIKDGGEMQADSMGGRNVLFGVREFGMSAAANGLSLYGGLRPLVGTFLVFADYLKPAFRLSAIQMQPVTYVLTHDSIGLGEDGPTHQPIDQLAMLRAVPGAHVIRPADANETAAAWQMALEYDKGPTALALTRQDLPILPRNHAGVKKGAYVLRDADGAAGAAQVILIASGSEVSLALEAAESLAAEGIQARVVSMPCMEVFRAQDRSYRDSVLTPGVKRVAIEAASKGPWYEWVGTDGAVIGMDTFGASAPASVLFEKFGFSVANVTKVVKSVL
- a CDS encoding GNAT family N-acetyltransferase, which produces MTHAHRTDHLPTLRPLRAADAAAVARLVTEGVRGHWTYAPEHFREAQPGTRPTRLVAEQDGVVIATARLAPFGEGVPDALRLDVAGDAACFTPLLLAQLAEAPGGFRRVLGVTREDFTEQMTFFAAAGFRNAWQSWGAHLDLTTFDPALFEAAQERLFLAGYEPERLTPDAPDADWDALHALHQTGVRDQPRNPTTTPDPLTRDGLRDVIRREEAAFVTRWRGQIVALTRLTPRGTEVDSEGTVTHPDHRRRGVMTALKAHALTWAKGEGFAHAGTGGTVLNLPMLRVNTRLGYRTERMWITWEKDL